The Amblyomma americanum isolate KBUSLIRL-KWMA chromosome 3, ASM5285725v1, whole genome shotgun sequence genome window below encodes:
- the LOC144123242 gene encoding uncharacterized protein LOC144123242, whose translation MEDIFKFRPHVTGPKDQETVQQGSQQAVGGRSPAVAKANRKQKAAPRKRRHSKDHRRRRTSSVCTATTADSSCFLKPVEQVDSLSRTGGKQDRSATDAISQPKHTDPSSSISQAKTTLEASQVELDESMCPLSSPMPLPPVTPVLSPQSPSFHVAGGALEEHKAEPGDDVPTSGTSEIPWSPVSVASFGH comes from the exons ATGGAAGACATTTTCAAATTTCGTCCACACGTCACTGGCCCGAAGGACCAGGAGACTGTCCAGCAGGGTTCTCAGCAGGCTGTAGGCGGAAGAAGTCCTGCGGTGGCCAAAGCAAACCGGAAGCAGAAGGCCGCTCCCCGAAAGAGGCGCCACTCCAAGGACCACCGCCGCAGGCGCACGTCAAGCGTCTGCACTGCGACCACCGCCGACAGTTCATGCTTCCTGAAACCAGTTGAACAGG TGGACAGCCTATCGCGCACAGGAGGAAAGCAGGACCGCAGCGCCACGGATGCAATCAGTCAACCGAAGCACACGGACCCAAGTTCCAGCATCAGTCAGGCCAAGACGACCTTGGAGGCTTCGCAGGTGGAACTCGACGAATCAATGTGCCCGCTCTCCTCGCCAATGCCGCTGCCACCAGTCACCCctgtcctgtcaccacagtctcCTTCGTTCCATGTGGCTGGCGGCGCTCTGGAAGAACACAAAGCGGAGCCCGGAGACGACGTCCCGACTTCCGGGACTTCGGAAATTCCTTGGTCCCCTGTGAGTGTTGCATCTTTTGGGCACTGA